A single region of the Nicotiana sylvestris chromosome 6, ASM39365v2, whole genome shotgun sequence genome encodes:
- the LOC104235385 gene encoding uncharacterized protein, with product MASTACFMIVSRNDIPIYEAEVGTAPKKEDAAHQHQFILHAALDIVQDLAWTTSAMFLKSIDRFNDLVVSVYVTAGHTRLMLLHDSRNDDGIKSFFQEVHELYIKILLNPLYLPGSRITSSHFDTKVRALARKYL from the exons ATGGCAAGCACAGCATGTTTTATGATTGTAAGCAGAAATGATATTCCTATCTATGAAGCTGAAGTTGGCACTGCGCCCAAG AAAGAAGATGCTGCTCATCAGCACCAGTTTATTTTACATGCAGCATTGGATATTGTCCAGGACCTTGCATGGACTACAAGTGCTAT GTTCTTGAAGTCAATTGACAGATTTAATGATTTGGTGGTGTCTGTTTATGTTACTGCTGGT CATACGCGACTGATGCTACTTCATGACTCTCGTAATGATGATGGGATCAAAAGCTTCTTCCAGGAGGTCCATGAACTATATATAAAG ATCCTTCTGAATCCTCTCTATTTGCCAGGATCTCGCATCACATCATCTCACTTCGATACCAAAGTTAGAGCCCTTGCAAGAAAGTACCTCTGA
- the LOC138871948 gene encoding uncharacterized protein, producing MLKRRKRSARGRPRIRWGALTKDKAPELEGRLSAMGARRSNDDASIMWSTTADCIREAAREVLGVLRGISGGHKGDWWWIEMVQGKVEAKKVAYLKLVGSTGEEERRACMERYKVARKEAKMAVTEAKTAAWGGREVIPGGQDEREEDSGFGPSEMHQGQGW from the coding sequence ATGTTAAAGAGGAGGAAAAGGTCTGCTCGAGGAAGACCGAGAATCAGGTGGggagccttaactaaggataaagccccAGAGTTGGAGGGACGGTTGTCGGCTATGGGAGCTCGGAGGAGCAATGATGACGCGAGCATTATGTGGTCAACGACAGCAGACTGTATAAGGGAGGCTgcaagagaggtgttaggggtcttgAGGGGCATCTCTGGCgggcacaaaggagactggtggtggattGAAATggtacaaggtaaagtggaagcgaagaaggtggcGTACCTGAAGTTAGTGGGGAGCACAGGTGAGGAGGAGAGGCGAGCGTGCAtggagaggtataaggtagctaggaaggaagctAAGATGGCGGTCACAGAGGCTAAGACTGCGGCTTGGGGGGGGAGAGAAGTTATTCCGGGTGGTCAAGACGAGAGAGAGGAAGActcgggatttggaccaagtgagatgcatcaaggacaaggatggtag
- the LOC138871949 gene encoding uncharacterized protein, producing MLFVDNIVLIDESRASVNERLEVWRQALESKGFKLSRTKTEYLECKFSAETGKVGVDVRLESQVIPSRGSFKYLGSVIQGGGEIDEDVTRHIGVGWMKCRLASGVLCDKRVSPTLKVEDPKLTDPTNESSSRIYPLGEIKRLLHKDNFIPPRSESEVFN from the exons ATGCTATTCGTCGAtaacatagttctgattgatgagtcgcGAGCCAGTGTTAATGAaaggctggaggtttggagacaggctcttgagtctaagggtttcaaactgagcaggacgaagacggaatacctggagtgtaagttcagcgctgAGACAGGGAAAGTGGGCGTGGATGTaaggcttgaatcacaggtcatcccaagtagaggcagcttcaagtaccttgggtcggttatccaaggaggaggggagatcgacgaggatgtcacacgccatattggggtaggatggatgaagtgcaggttagcatctggagtcctaTGTGACAAGAGAGTGTCACCgacactcaaag ttgaGGACCCGAAGCTCACTGACCCGACTAATGAGAGTTCAAGTCGAATATATCCGCTAGGTGAAATAAAGCGCCTGCTACATAAAGATAATTTTATACCTCCAAGATCTGAATCTGAAGTCTTTAATTAA